One Streptomyces sp. NBC_00554 DNA segment encodes these proteins:
- a CDS encoding DUF1015 domain-containing protein produces MNYAGPAHVPARMGLDLNPFRGLRYDPDRVGSLAAVTSPPYDVVVRPDGLLHLESADPHNIVRLILPQDSTPTARNQQAAETLHRWLSEGVLTTDTEPGLYVYEQRDGDGMLQRGIIGALRLSEPADGVVLPHEDVMPHVIADRAALMRATSANLEPLLLTYRGNGSRVGTAAVIERTAQHPPLLSTTTEDGFSHRLWAVTDPADLAEIQTDLGHHQALIADGHHRWATYLRLRAEHPSPSPWDYGLVLLVDTTRYPLRVRAIHRLLHRLPVADALAALTGSFRIRHLDVPLSEALDALAAAAADGNAFLLAGDGAFHLVDRPSPDLLARTIPGDHPEAWRTLDATVLHATLLEHVWGIPEDSPEHIAYIHDTAATVDKAERDGGTAVLMHPVREDVVRDLARQGVTMPRKSTSFGPKPASGLVLRALAR; encoded by the coding sequence ATGAACTATGCAGGTCCCGCGCACGTACCCGCACGCATGGGCCTTGATCTGAACCCCTTCCGGGGCCTGCGCTACGACCCCGACCGGGTCGGCAGCCTGGCCGCCGTGACCTCACCGCCGTACGACGTCGTCGTGCGGCCGGACGGTCTGCTGCACCTCGAATCCGCGGACCCGCACAACATCGTCCGGCTGATCCTCCCGCAGGATTCCACCCCCACCGCGCGCAACCAGCAGGCGGCCGAAACCCTGCACCGCTGGCTGTCCGAGGGCGTCCTCACCACCGACACCGAGCCGGGTCTGTACGTCTACGAACAGCGCGACGGCGACGGCATGCTGCAACGCGGCATCATCGGCGCCCTGCGCCTGTCGGAGCCTGCGGACGGCGTCGTCCTCCCCCACGAGGACGTGATGCCGCACGTCATCGCGGACCGCGCGGCCCTGATGCGCGCCACCTCCGCCAACCTCGAACCCCTGCTGCTGACCTACCGCGGCAACGGTTCCCGGGTCGGCACCGCCGCCGTCATCGAGCGCACCGCCCAGCACCCGCCGCTCCTGTCGACCACCACGGAGGACGGTTTCAGCCACCGCCTGTGGGCGGTCACCGACCCCGCAGACCTGGCCGAGATCCAGACAGATCTCGGTCACCACCAGGCCCTCATCGCCGACGGCCACCACCGCTGGGCGACGTATCTGCGTCTACGCGCGGAGCACCCCTCCCCCAGCCCCTGGGACTACGGCCTGGTCCTCCTGGTCGACACCACGCGCTACCCGCTCCGCGTCCGCGCGATCCACCGCCTCCTGCACCGCCTGCCGGTCGCCGACGCGCTGGCCGCCCTCACCGGCTCCTTCCGCATACGCCACCTCGACGTCCCCCTCTCCGAGGCCCTGGACGCCCTGGCCGCGGCAGCCGCGGACGGAAACGCCTTCCTCCTTGCCGGCGACGGCGCCTTCCACCTGGTCGACCGCCCGTCTCCTGACCTCCTCGCCCGTACGATCCCGGGTGACCACCCCGAGGCCTGGCGCACCCTGGACGCGACGGTCCTGCACGCCACGCTCCTCGAACACGTCTGGGGCATCCCGGAGGACTCGCCCGAGCACATCGCCTACATCCACGACACGGCGGCCACCGTCGACAAGGCGGAGCGCGACGGCGGCACGGCAGTCCTGATGCACCCGGTCCGCGAGGACGTCGTACGCGACCTGGCCCGCCAGGGCGTCACCATGCCCCGCAAGTCGACGTCGTTCGGCCCGAAACCGGCCTCGGGCCTGGTACTGCGGGCACTCGCGCGCTGA
- a CDS encoding HAD hydrolase-like protein: MSQTVRTRPEGSAQALSEAYDTALLDLDGVVYAGGNAIAYAVESLGTARSGGMRLAYVTNNALRTPDVVAEHLTELGIPTGASDVITSAQAAARLISEQVPAGARVLVIGGEGLRVALRERGLEPVESADDDPAAVVQGFGGPDLPWGRFAEACYAIARGVPWFASNTDLTIPSARGIAPGNGAAVEVVRIATGAEPQVAGKPLPPMHRETILRTGAERPLVVGDRLDTDIEGAFNGEVDSLLVLTGVTDGAQLLAAPPQHRPTYLDADLRGLLTGQPEVVEAAGGFRCGGWTATAASERLELEGDGEALDGLRALCAAAWTAAGDGACELDGGKALARLGL; this comes from the coding sequence ATGAGTCAGACCGTCAGGACGCGGCCCGAGGGCAGTGCACAGGCCCTGAGTGAGGCGTACGACACGGCTCTGCTCGATCTGGACGGGGTGGTGTACGCGGGCGGGAACGCGATCGCGTACGCGGTTGAGTCCCTCGGCACGGCCCGTTCGGGCGGGATGCGTCTCGCCTACGTCACGAACAACGCGCTGCGGACGCCGGACGTGGTGGCCGAGCACCTCACGGAGCTGGGGATACCGACCGGGGCCTCCGACGTCATCACCTCGGCGCAGGCCGCGGCACGGCTCATCAGCGAGCAGGTGCCCGCCGGCGCGCGTGTGCTGGTCATCGGCGGGGAGGGGCTGCGGGTCGCGCTGCGTGAGCGCGGGCTCGAACCGGTCGAGTCGGCCGATGACGATCCTGCTGCTGTCGTCCAGGGATTCGGTGGCCCGGATCTGCCCTGGGGGCGCTTCGCGGAGGCGTGCTACGCCATCGCGCGCGGGGTTCCGTGGTTCGCGTCCAACACCGATCTGACGATCCCGAGCGCACGCGGGATCGCTCCGGGCAACGGCGCGGCGGTGGAGGTCGTGCGCATCGCCACGGGCGCCGAGCCGCAGGTGGCGGGGAAGCCGCTGCCCCCGATGCACCGGGAGACGATTCTGCGGACCGGGGCCGAGCGACCGCTGGTGGTCGGTGACCGGCTGGACACGGACATCGAGGGTGCGTTCAACGGCGAGGTGGACTCGCTGCTCGTGCTGACCGGCGTCACGGACGGCGCCCAGCTGCTCGCCGCTCCGCCGCAGCACCGGCCGACGTACCTGGACGCCGATCTGCGCGGTCTGCTCACCGGGCAGCCGGAGGTCGTCGAGGCGGCCGGGGGCTTCCGCTGCGGCGGCTGGACCGCGACGGCCGCCAGCGAGCGGCTGGAGCTGGAGGGCGACGGCGAGGCCCTCGACGGTCTGCGTGCGCTGTGTGCGGCGGCGTGGACGGCGGCCGGCGACGGGGCGTGCGAGCTGGACGGGGGGAAGGCGCTGGCGCGGTTGGGGCTCTGA
- a CDS encoding FecCD family ABC transporter permease, translating to MLVDSPPEERAETAPAPPTRRAIRAFGLLASVGLLVLVALASIAIGAKALPLDEVWHGLFHDSGTYADVVVGDRLSRTVLGLLAGAALGLSGAVLQALTRNPLADPGLLGINAGASAAVVTAITFFGVTSLSGYVWFAFFGAAAVGALVWFLGGSRGATPVRLALAGTAISAALYGYLQAVMIMDNAALGKMRFWTVGSLASATDTTIRQVLPFLAVGTILALALARPLNAVTMGDDTARALGANLNRTRALSMAAATVLCGAATAACGPIVFVGLMVPHVVRSFTGPDLRWILPYATVLSPVLLLGADVVGRMVARPAELQVGIVTAVLGGPVFIYLVRRRRTAQL from the coding sequence GTGTTGGTTGACAGTCCTCCTGAAGAGCGCGCGGAGACCGCCCCCGCGCCCCCAACCCGCCGGGCGATACGTGCTTTTGGGCTCCTCGCGTCCGTGGGGCTCCTGGTGCTCGTCGCGTTGGCGAGCATCGCGATCGGTGCGAAAGCGCTGCCGCTGGACGAGGTCTGGCACGGCCTGTTCCATGACTCGGGGACGTACGCCGATGTCGTGGTCGGTGACCGGCTCTCCCGTACCGTCCTCGGCCTGCTGGCCGGCGCCGCGCTGGGGCTTTCGGGAGCCGTCCTCCAGGCCCTCACCCGTAACCCGCTGGCCGACCCCGGACTGCTCGGGATCAACGCGGGCGCGTCCGCCGCGGTCGTCACCGCCATCACGTTCTTCGGCGTCACGAGCCTGAGCGGCTACGTCTGGTTCGCCTTCTTCGGGGCGGCGGCGGTTGGCGCGCTGGTCTGGTTCCTCGGTGGCAGCCGGGGGGCGACGCCGGTGCGGCTCGCGCTCGCGGGTACGGCGATCAGTGCCGCGCTCTACGGCTATCTGCAAGCCGTGATGATCATGGACAACGCCGCGCTCGGCAAGATGCGTTTCTGGACGGTCGGTTCACTGGCCTCGGCCACCGACACCACCATCAGGCAGGTGCTGCCGTTCCTGGCGGTCGGCACGATCCTCGCGCTGGCCCTCGCCCGGCCGCTGAACGCCGTGACCATGGGCGACGACACCGCCCGCGCGCTCGGCGCCAACCTGAACCGCACCCGCGCGCTCTCCATGGCCGCCGCGACCGTGCTGTGCGGGGCCGCGACCGCCGCCTGCGGGCCGATCGTGTTCGTCGGCCTGATGGTCCCGCACGTCGTCCGGTCCTTCACCGGGCCCGACCTGCGCTGGATCCTGCCGTACGCCACCGTGCTGTCGCCCGTACTGCTCCTGGGCGCCGACGTCGTCGGACGGATGGTGGCGCGGCCCGCGGAGTTGCAGGTCGGCATCGTCACCGCGGTCCTCGGCGGCCCGGTCTTCATCTATCTCGTACGACGGCGGAGGACGGCGCAGCTGTGA
- a CDS encoding FecCD family ABC transporter permease translates to MTTTHDPATRPPALRVRGTRAVRTRGGLSVRFDVRAFTVVVLLIVAALTASVVLIGTGDFPISAADVLKTLFGEGTAIQEYIVGDLRLPRVLVGLLVGASLGLGGAIFQSISRNPLGSPDVLGLGQGSTAGALIMIVLFSGSANQVALGALVGGLVTGIAIYLLAWKRGVHGYRLVLVGIGVSAIVTAVNGYLITKADIVDAARAIVWMTGSLNGRDWKQVWPLLVMCAVLIPLVLANTRALRMMEMGDDVSYALGVRVERTRLLLMVAAVLLTAGATAAAGPVGFVALTSPQLARRLTRSPGPNIVPSMCMGATLLIVADWASQRAFGADQLPVGVVTGVLGGVYLLWLLVTERKAGRI, encoded by the coding sequence GTGACCACCACACACGATCCGGCCACCCGCCCCCCGGCCCTCCGTGTCCGGGGTACCCGAGCCGTCCGGACACGCGGCGGGCTGTCGGTCCGGTTCGACGTCCGGGCGTTCACCGTCGTCGTCCTGCTGATCGTGGCCGCGCTCACCGCGAGCGTCGTGCTGATCGGCACCGGCGACTTCCCGATCTCGGCCGCGGACGTCCTCAAGACGCTGTTCGGCGAGGGGACCGCGATCCAGGAGTACATCGTCGGCGACCTGCGGCTGCCGCGGGTCCTCGTCGGTCTGCTGGTGGGGGCCTCACTGGGGCTCGGCGGGGCGATCTTCCAGTCCATCTCCCGCAATCCGCTGGGCAGTCCGGACGTGCTCGGCCTCGGGCAGGGCTCCACGGCCGGCGCGCTCATCATGATCGTGCTGTTCTCGGGGAGCGCGAACCAGGTCGCTCTCGGGGCGCTCGTCGGCGGACTCGTGACCGGGATCGCCATCTATCTGCTCGCCTGGAAGCGAGGAGTGCACGGTTATCGACTGGTTCTGGTCGGTATCGGTGTCTCCGCGATCGTCACGGCGGTCAACGGCTATCTGATCACCAAGGCCGACATCGTCGACGCGGCCCGCGCGATCGTCTGGATGACCGGCTCGCTCAACGGCCGTGACTGGAAGCAGGTATGGCCGCTGCTCGTCATGTGCGCCGTCCTTATACCCCTGGTCCTCGCCAACACGCGAGCGCTGCGCATGATGGAGATGGGCGACGACGTCTCGTACGCGCTCGGAGTGCGGGTCGAGCGGACACGGCTGCTGCTGATGGTGGCCGCCGTACTGCTCACCGCGGGCGCCACCGCCGCCGCGGGGCCGGTCGGCTTCGTGGCGCTGACTTCGCCGCAGCTCGCCCGGCGGCTGACCCGCTCACCCGGACCGAACATCGTGCCCTCCATGTGCATGGGCGCGACCCTGCTGATCGTCGCGGACTGGGCCTCGCAGCGGGCCTTCGGCGCCGACCAGCTGCCCGTCGGCGTCGTGACCGGAGTCCTCGGCGGCGTCTATCTGCTGTGGCTCCTGGTCACCGAGCGGAAGGCGGGCCGGATATGA